DNA from Lonchura striata isolate bLonStr1 chromosome 5, bLonStr1.mat, whole genome shotgun sequence:
GAAGGTACAGCAACCTGTACTCAGGGCCTGTGAGGAGCAATAAATGTaggctattttaaaaaaactaatTAGGAAGCCGTAAGAACTGGCTGTATCATTCTGAAGTTTTAATAGGACTTTAATGTACaatttataaacatttttaactGAGGCTCTAATGGCCCTAAAGCCATTTTAATAAGGTAGCACACACTTTTCAGATACAGCTAATGACTTCTTGTAGCAGGACAAATTCTGTGCTGCGTGTCAAGCAGACATGCAATTACTTGGGCTACTGAACATGCTTTGAAAAACTGCAAAACTTACAAGTTCATATTCTATGTGGATTCAtaagaagttttatttattagGAAGTCAGGGCCATGTCATTAGTTATGCACTGCAGTGGTGAAGAATAGCAATACACAGgtactaattttattttccgAGTTAAAGTCACTTACTTCTTTGAGTAGAAAGCATCATcttcttttatttcattaacAATGACTTTTGGTggctcttcttcctcctcttctcctcctttAAATAGAAAGTTTTAATATGTTAATGTTGTGAGCACAGATTTTGGCACTCTATCAGAAGTCCCTTATGCCCACCATGGTTGGCAGGGACATGTGGCTGGTCAGTGACAGCCAGAACACCTTTCAGCCCATGTGTACTCTGCAGCAGCTTCAGCTACAAAAAAAAGTGTTACTTGCTTTTCATTCAGCTCTTAAAGCAACCTCATCCTACCCTTCAGTTTAAGTGGGATCAAAATACCCAATCCATATCAAACAGACACCAACAATATAAAGCTTAGTAAGCCAAAAGCTTCTGTTTGAACGGAAAGAGTTTTCACATTTCAAAGAGTATGCTCCACAAATGGGTTCAAGTAAAGCACAATTAATACTTCCAATTTCCAGGTTTAATTAGGGGGATGGGAATTAGTTGCAGAATGACAGATAAGAGAGTGGCAGATGATGCCTTTCTAGCCTCTCAGCTACTGGGATTTCTATCAGCCTATTGATAGACTGACAGACCAGAGTAAAGCTGTCAGGTACTATGTAACTTTGTTGGCCTCCTTACAATCTATTAAGTAAATGGACTAAACTGTTCTGTATCTGATGCTTTTTACTGCAGGGATCTCTTGATAAACCTACTAGGAAAAGCAGTGGGATCGAGAAGTCCAGCAGGCTCAAAGGTAAACATACCAGCTGCTTTAAATTTCATCAATTGCTATCCTCACATATAGGATTATATTGTatattatattgtattatattatGTACAAACCTGACAGCAGTACGTAAGTCTTGATAAGCACATACTTTTGGTGTTGCTTACATAAGGCTGGGTTCTCACGATTAGGGGTGTAATTCTGTACTTTCAAATTTAAGAATGATGATGATCACAGAATATAGAATTtcctgagttggaaaggacccaacAGGATCACTgagcccagcccctggccccGCAGAGACACCCcgacaatcccaccctgtgcatccctgagagCGCTGTCCAAATGCTCccggagctctggcagccttgggaccTGACCATtacctggggagcctgggcagtgcccgacaccctctgggggaagaacctttccctgatatcCACCCTAAACCTCCTCAGACACTACACCATGCCATCACCTTAGTGAACTTAAgaatactaaaaaaaatgcaatattaAGTCACATACATTCAGTGACCATTAAAATAACTATAACAAAAGCTGACCATTAAAATAactataaatagaaataaactaTAAAAGCTGACCATTAAAATAACTATAAATAGAAATACATAGAATTTACCTTTGTCATCACTATTGCCACTGTCTGTCTGAGCTTCCAATAAACTGGTGGATGCTGCAGTGACAGACTTGGCCTGGTTTGCATCTTTTCCAAACAAACCTGAATTCCcaggagaaaatgagaaacCACTAAGTGCTCCTGAGCCAAGGGAACACAAAACAGGACTGTCAACACTCTTGCCAAAATTAAATGAGACGGCTGACGTAGCTCCTAACAACGGGTCTCTTTTTTCTGACGAAGCTTCGGGTTTTTTGTCCGGGGTATCCTCAGTTTTGTTAAACAAGAAGGTGGAGCCTTGCTGGAGCTTGGAGCTCCCGAAGACAGGAGCAGCCTGCGGGCCGGGGGTCTTGCTGCTTTCGTTCTCGGGGCTGCTGTCGGTGCTGCCGCCGTGCTGCTGCTCGATGCTGGCCAGATAGCGCTCGTAGTCCCTGAAGATGGGGCTGAGGTCGCACAGGGGGTTGGAGTTGACGTGCTTCACGATCCAGTCGCGCACGGAGCAGTTGAGGGCAGCCAGCTGCCTGTGGTAGGAGCCGGCGCCGCGCGCCGCGccggccgggcagggctggctgccgCCGTTGGCTGTCGGGCTGACGGCCTTCTTCTCGGCAAACACGGCAGCGCCGGGACCGTTTGACACTGGGGATCCTGTcacaagaaaaaacacagaTTATGTAATATCCTGAGCGGGAGGGACCCACCGGCATTACTGAGTCCAGCTGCTGGTCTCTTGCCCAGGACACCCcgacaatcccaccctgtgcatccctgagcgctgtccaaacgctcccggagctctggcagccctgaTATCCAACTTAACTCATTTGGTTAATAAGCtctggttttaaaaaataacaaaacaacaTAGATATTTTGCTGACCTAGTGAGAAATGTGGCGTAGAACCTGGTTTTTTTACCCAGAAAGCACAGCTCTCTTAAAAGCTAAATATGCACAATATTTCTTAATCAAATCACTCATCCTTACTCGGCTGAGCTCCTCCTTTTGGGTCACCTCACTGTGCACCAGGTACTCCCGTGCCAGTGAGCAGACCTAAGTTTTCATTTAGACAAGTAACTTAGGGATAGGCAAAGTAGATGGAGCACACtggagtatttttaaaaaatccaaagacATCTTGtacagaacattaaaaaaatacatgttttaaaTATTGCCAAAACCTTCAAAATCTTACAAAAATCTAACAATTTCAGTAAGCTGTAACACTTATTACATCAAAAAAGTCATCTCTTGCCATTTGTGCTTTAAAACATCCTGAGTGCACTAGCCCATAATTTTACAAGCCTTTGAGCATTTCTGtataaaaatccctaaaaaGCAAACTAGAAAAATTCTCATTGaatatttcagtttctcttAATTTATTCAAGCTCTGAATAAATTGAAATCCAAGTCACACTAAAGTTCAAATTTCTGTTCTATGGCATGGTGACTCCAAAATTCTGTGGTGGCAGGGTTAACATTTCTGCATGTCCAGCACAAAGGGACAGAACTAATATTCCTCAGGGAATTCCAAAGCATGACAGCTCAGCATGCCAAAGTATTTCAAATGTCTTAAAATGTAGGTATAACTGTAACAGGTAAGATTCTTGTAAGACTGTCTGCAACACCAGATGTACAAGAAGAAAAGATGAAGACTTTAGCTATGCagcatgtatttttttgtttaaatttaaattggGACATGTTACCAGATGCTTTATGCCTTTTACAGACTGCCTTATGCGAGTGCCTTCCATTTCCATCTGTGCCTAGAAAACGTTTACCTCCAGtattagaaatattaatttagttGCCACCTCTTTAAATTGCATGTGAAAACTTGTCCCTCCAGCACTCCAAAATAATAAGAAATGTTACAAAGAGGTAGATAGTCTCAAAACCTTAAAACACTACTACAACATGGtctaaatttgttttttcactgCTAAAATAACCCTACAAGTTTTATGACTGAAGGTGTTGATAAATATGTATGCTTATTTAAAACTTACCAAATGCTGATTGTGTTTCAGAGGTGCTCTTCAAACTGCTGAAAGGAGGAGTACTAGAGACACTACTGCTTCCATTAGACAGCCCTTCCAAAGGCTTTATTCCTGCACCATTCCCGAATCCACTGAAGCCACCTCCTCCTTTCCCAGAAGGCAATACAAAGCCTTTAAACCCTTTAAAAGCTCCTCCACTTTCagactggggagaaaaaaaaaagagagacagtTACATACATCTTCTCCATGCAAATCCTGTCCCCACTTAATATTGTTGATAtccttggtttgtttttccctaGTTCAGCATGTCATTCCATGCATTACTGTGTCAGCTACGCAAACAAAATTAACAGCTTCCTTATGACACACAGTGCTTCTGTTTTTAACAGACTCAGATGTTTGGTATGAAAATAAACTGGATCTAGGATGTGGATACATGGAAGTTGCTCAGAGCTGTGGATGTGTTTGACTGCCTATTAGACATTCACAGTATCTTGTTTTCTTTAACTACACAGGATTATGTAATTTCAGGTTTATTTTCAACAACTTTGAGCATTTACAATGGCAGTCAAGAGCCCAATACTTTAATCCACTCATCACTCTGGAAACACctgtgaaacctcttctgatTTACCCAAAATACTCCAATGTGACTGATGGAAGATGCAAAGACAAACCGTACTTGACCACAAAATATCTGTATCTGCAAACTTTTCATTACCCAGTTCTAATCACTGTCTTTGCAACCGTATTATTTTATGGTATAGTTTCTTACGTGTTTCTAAAAGACAAAGTACAATTAACATGCAAATAAAGAACTGCAATTTTAAGGCCTTTGGAGGTCATGAACTTTTACCACTCAAAGTGAACTTTCAGTGTCTCTGGAAAACCATCAGATGAGAACTGCTTCTGAGTTTCATCTGCTTTTGAAGAAATGGCAAAGCTTGTCCATTCCAGTATCTGACCTTGTGGTTATGGGTCTCCAGCACAGTCCTCTGCTTCACATTCCTAGGTAAGcatttttattatgtttctCTCTGATCAGTCCCACCTTTCTCTCTGAATATTCCAGTTAAACTGCTGTCTTTTTCACTGAAGCATTCTGCTTACTCCATGTAGGAACATCAGCAAGTTTACCTTTCTGTAAATATTTCACAAAGTTTCTTACACAACTTTAGCTGTCCTGTCATCTCTTCTGCATTTTAGATTTTGTCCAGCCTGTTGTCCTGGTTTTGgttgggatagagttaattttctccCTAGTAGCTGGTACAGTGGTGTGGTTTGAATTCAGGGCGAGAAGAATGTTGATAACACAAGGATGTTTTAGTTGGTGCTGAGCAGTGCTCACTGCAATCAAGGGCTTATCAATGTCtcatgctctgccagcaagCAGGACAGAAGGGGTTGAgagggagcatggccaggacagtGACCTGAACACAGAATGTCATGGCCAGCACGGAAACTGGGAGGGGCggtggctgggagcagctgattGCTGCTTGGGCATGGGATGAGGTCAGTGGGTAGTGAGCAACTATCCTGAGCATCACTGCTTTTTCTgggtttatttctttccctttttttggttCCCTTATCATCATGATCATTATATTTCAATCACTAaactgtccttatctcaacccaggCTTTCACCCTTTTTTCcattctcctcctcatcccactAGGAGGAAAAGTGAGGGGCTGCATGGTCCTTAGCTAGCTGTCAGCTGGAGCTGAAGTATACCAGCCCTTCTACCAGCTCTAACAGCCTGCTTCCAGTCTCCTGACTACTTCTACAACCCATCTGATCCCCTTTCTCAGCCTGTTCTATTTTTCCTATTCCATTTGCCCCTGAATCTCTCCTGCTCAAGTTGTATTTATGTTTTGTATCACCTCCTTTCAATACAATCCTTTATTTAACTGTATCCTCTACCACATTTGTGGCTAAAACTACTCAAGGCATTAGTGAGCTAAAACAGCTTCCTCATTTACAGTGCTTGGACTGAAGAAGGAAAATCAAAAGCATAGGAGAAGGCTCTCTAGCTCCTAACTGTGCCTAGTCCCACCAAGTCCTAAAGCAATCTGTGTAACACATAAAGCTCCAAGCCTATTTCTAACATGATGCATACCCTGTTCAAAGGatgtctgggaaaaaaatatacacaaCAAAGCATTTCTCAAGGATTCCTGAAAGGACAACAATTTGGCTGGACTGGGATAAGGCTTTCACAGGGACTAAACCTGTAACAAAGGCCAGCTTCCTTTCAATTTTCAATTCGCTAGTGCAAAGAGTAGATAGCACTAAAGCTCTTGacagggagggagaaaaaaaaagtagcagcATTCTTAACAAAATACACGTTTCTCATTCTCAGAGCAGCTTAGTATTTGGGTATTTACTAACATAGCTTCTGAGACATCCCCCAGCCCTCCAGTATGGATAACTAATAACTTTGCATTTCCATACTTCCATCTCTACAAAAAATGCAAGTAAAGCAGTAAAAACGTTGTTTTACCCATTTGCATAAAACACTGTGCCTGAAACActctttatttttacttcacaAATATGCAAGAACACCCTGCTCACCTAGTCAAACTAGTATTACCCTTTTTTTGCCTTAGTCTTATTCTTAGCATGGAACAGTAAAGCCAAAGTTCATGTGCACATATGACCCGGTGAGTCAAAATGATAACTTTACTCAGCATCACTACAAACCCAAGGAAGTAAAACCCTGAGTGTGGTGTTGTGTTTTGTAACTGAGTAAAAGCCCAGCACTCATGCTCAGTGACTACATTACCTCTGACCCAACATTTCGGCGCTTTGCTTTTTTAATAGCTCTGTTCTTCAGGACCTCTTCACTTGCCACAGAGAATGTTCCCACCTTGAAGAGGAAGTTATGGAATCATTAGTGGAATATTCAAAATACACAACATGAAGGGATGGCCAAGATCAGGTTTTGAACACAACTCTAACACTGCTACCAAACAAACAAGGGGAGAAGTTAAAATGCAGCACTGTCATCGGCTTACCAGCTACCTGCAGGTGAGTTGATACTTGGAAAACTCTTTCTGGTTCTGCACTACATTTCTCTTTGTGctatttccattttattaaaacaaataatgtaagttttgttttgcttttttaaaacacagctcTAAGATCTCTCTGCTGAAGGGAATCTGTCAGTAATCCACAGTTTGGAACAGTTATATGGAGATGTGGGCTCTAAGGCAACCTCCAGCAGCCTGCTGTAGTTCAAACACTAGCAAAGACAGCTAATGGCTCAGTACCACCCTGCAACAAATGAGGAAATTAAGTTTTCTTATATTCAAATTCCTGGAAGagttagttttcttttttacatttaCAGGCCTAAGCGTTTAATACTTTTAGTTGGACAAAAACTAAACCAGTTTGTTTAAATATGAGCCATAAGGGAAGTATGAGACATTAAAGgtgaaaatgtctttttacaATTAGGTGAAACATACCACTCAACTATTTGCCTAATTCCTCCGGCTGTGTGGAGAAATTCAGCTAAAATTAACATAGCTCTAAAATCAGCTATTACTGACCCTCAAAAAATATACTGGAGGCATACAGAGCATTTATCTCCAGAAATCAAATCTGCTTTTAAAGAGtccaaaagcattttaacaAGCCTGGGGTTCCCTCTAAAAATATTAAGTTCCTTTCTCCAGAACCACTGACGAAATTTTTACtcttaaaagctgttttgcTATATGGTCTGCATAACTGGAAGCtttatagaaataattttttaaaaatccacttctataaaattatctttaattGCTAAACTTTTAACCAGTTCTACTGTAGGTTTTATGCACAAGATACACAACAAATGTAAACAGCTACTAGCGGGGAACTAATTTGTATTTTACCTCTTCAGCTTCATCCTCTTGGTCCCAGTTTCGGTCAGTCAGTTCCTTTTCAGCAATTCTCTTTGCCATTTTTCCACACTTGTTGGGGAGAAACAAAAAATCCTAGAAAGAAttgcacagaaattaaattctaaGTGGCAGTGATCTTCAATTTGTATTCTTAGAACAAAAAAACAGGAACTGCAGTTCATATAGAAGCAAGTCAAGATTGGAATGACAACTGAAAACCAAGTGTTGTGGCAAAAACAGCCAACAGCACTTGAGATTCAAGTTGTGGTGATCAGCCATATTCAATCTTAAAGAACAACAGAAATGTACAGTGCAGTTATGGGATAAATATTATTTGGCAGATGGAAAAATTCCTTTCGGAACCATAACTCATATACTCGTATTCTGAAGGGctacaaaaaccccaaagctgtGGTTAAAACATTCCATATTCCACTCCACATTGCCACCTCAGGATACCTATGTAAGCAGCAAGAAAAAAGGGAGTTGCTTTATAACATCTGAAATAAATACTAATGAGGACCCACTGAATCAGCTGAGCAGAGAGCTTGGTTAAGACCGAAGACAATGCTCTCCTTTAAA
Protein-coding regions in this window:
- the NUP50 gene encoding nuclear pore complex protein Nup50; amino-acid sequence: MAKRIAEKELTDRNWDQEDEAEEVGTFSVASEEVLKNRAIKKAKRRNVGSESESGGAFKGFKGFVLPSGKGGGGFSGFGNGAGIKPLEGLSNGSSSVSSTPPFSSLKSTSETQSAFGSPVSNGPGAAVFAEKKAVSPTANGGSQPCPAGAARGAGSYHRQLAALNCSVRDWIVKHVNSNPLCDLSPIFRDYERYLASIEQQHGGSTDSSPENESSKTPGPQAAPVFGSSKLQQGSTFLFNKTEDTPDKKPEASSEKRDPLLGATSAVSFNFGKSVDSPVLCSLGSGALSGFSFSPGNSGLFGKDANQAKSVTAASTSLLEAQTDSGNSDDKGGEEEEEEPPKVIVNEIKEDDAFYSKKCKLFYKKDNEFKEKGVGTLHLKPAGNEKTQLLVRADTNLGNILLNVLIPPKMPCTRTGKNNVLIVCVPNPPIDEKNPAVPVTMLIRVKTSEDADELHKILLEKKEA